Genomic segment of Macaca nemestrina isolate mMacNem1 chromosome 3, mMacNem.hap1, whole genome shotgun sequence:
AGCCTGCTCCTCCTATGAGGTAGCACTAATGGCTTATTTTCCTCCCTAGTATTAGATTCTTGTTTGGTGCCTTGCTGGCTGTAGCCCACACACCTTTATGTCCCCTTTCTCTACATGTTAACTGCTAAGGTTTGTGAAGTAACTGGTAACCGGGCAGGCAGTGTTTGTAATGGTTAAGAGAGGATGCATTCGAGTTTGAGTTCTGTCTTTGACATTGGATTTGTGATCTGGGCTAGTTTTTAAACCCTCTGAGATTCAGCTCCCTCATCAGTGAAGCAGTGATTCACAGGGTTATTTTGAAGATGAGATGACCTGTTGTCACCAAAAAGCAGGTTAGTGGCCCACTGCATGCAGAGTCCAATTAACAAGAGTGCGGTCTGGTACCAAAAAAAGTGAATTCCTAAGCTAGCTTGGGGAAGGGGGCACAAAACGTCCTGCCTTTATCCACACCCAGAATGTGCTGCTTCACTTTTGGAGCAGAAAGTGGGCACTTTTATAAAGTAGGGTGGGACGTGAGCCAGAGCAGGGGGTCCCCTGCTTCCCTTGTGTTTTACCAGATAGTTGAGTTGGCACCTTCCTGGGCAGAAATATAAGTTATATAAGTGGCCAAGCAGGCACACTCTCACCATGCCCTCCTAGTAGGTGTGAGTTCAGAGGGCACCCCCTGGAAGTGAGAGTTCTGTGGGGACATGCTTTGGTCTGCAAATTGCCAACTATCCAGGAGAGATCAAAGTCAAGGTTGTCATGGTTAGATATACTTGCCCTGTAGGGAATGTCTGGTCAGGAGAAGTGAAAggttacatttgcatttctgaaGGTCTAAGTAGGAAGCAGGGCACagggggaaggggaaaagagaaaataatttaaaaaattaaactatgaCTTAGAAAAATGGATGTACTTGGTTACAGTGTATCAGGGACTTAGCAGTCTGCCTGGCATATGAAAGGCATGAAATAAGTAATAGCCCTTATTCCtgtctgtattagtttgttctcacactgctaataaagacatacctgagactgagtaatttatacaggaaagagatttaatggactcacagttccgcatggctggggagggctcacaatcatggcagaaggcaaggaagagcaagtcatgtcttacatggatagcagcaggcaaagagagggcttgtgcagggcaactcccccatatgaaaccatcagatctcgtgagacttatcacaagaacagcatgggaaagaccacccccatgattcaattacctcccatcaggtacCTTCCCCAACATGTGGGAATcgtgggagctataattcaagatgagattggggtggggacacagccaaaccatatcattgtcAGGGTTTGCTGTGGTTTTACACCTTCATAAGATAGGTGAATGCATCCATCAGCTCAGGGTCTGATATGGTGCAGTAACAAATGACCTCAAAAATTCCAGTGGCTTATTGGAAGAAGGGTTGATTTTTTTGCTAATATTACCTGTCCTTTATGTATCTGTCTTTGGCTCTTCCCTCTGGGACCCAGACTGAGCTGCTCCTTGTGGGAACTGCTGATGTTTTGACAAAAGAAAGCGGGAAGGTGGAACTACACAGTGGCTTTTAAGCTTCTGATTAGAAGTAAGTTTCTGCTTCTCTTCCATTCATGTTTCATTGACATGGTTGTTAATGAAGTGGATCATCATTTTAAAGGGGCAGAACTGGTAGGGATAGGCCTGCAAGGATGGGGTGGCAAATATTTGACACTAATGCAGTCTGCCTCAGTGTTTGTTGGAGGGAGTCACAATTGTGAATCCAGAGATTCATCAAATCCAGAGAATTGATCTATACCAAGACACTCACAGCCACTGATGTATAAACCAGAATGCCATTTTTTCTCCCTAACAGTGGATAATATATCTGCCCTGGGGACTGAGTATAAGAACCTATATGGGGTAAGCTTTTCTTGTGGTGGATTTGCTCAGAAGACTGAATTATAAAGTAATAGCTTATGTAGagcatacaaaaacaaaatttggatATTACCAAAAGACTATTTAGATCCAGAATACACCATGGTTTTTAATCCAGTTCTCCTTTTGCAATTCTTATTGCCTGAAGTCCAAGAATGAACTAGATTGATGGCAGCATATTGTAAATAAAGCTGGAGATCACTTACAGATTTCTGATGCTTCTTTTCAGGCTCTTCTTAATAGCAAATGCTTTTCTTGTCGACTGCTAATGCATCATTCCATGActtataattattcttttatgCTGTCTGCTTCCTGAATAATGAGACTTTATTATCATAATTACAGTGTCTTCAAATCACAGTGTAAGATGGATTAACCAGTTCTGCCCATTGTGTGTTAATTCTTGCTGACTTTGGTTTCATAGTAAGTTTTACCACCCCGGCACAGGACTTTGAggatttttctcagtttttctgcTTATAGCTGGACATCTGTGGCCTGCTTGGGTAGAGCAATATGATGCAATAATGTTCAAAAATATATTacgaaaataaaattgaagatgCATTTTCAaatcaatagaaaagaaatattgcTTACCTGTGTCGTTTGTTGGATAACTGAATAAATTGAGAGTTTGATTTCCAGCAGCAAAACTTtgcaaaacagaaggaaagattgtattttaaaagtaaatagcaGGACtgagaatggtggctcatgcctgtaatcctagcactttgagagacagaAGTGGCtggattgcctaagctcaggagttcgagagcagcctgggcatcacgatgaaaccccatctctactaaaatatgaaaaattagctgggagtggtggcgcacgcttgtagtcccacctactcgggaggttgaggcaggagaattacttgaacctgggaggcagaggttgcagtgagccaagatcacgccactgcactccagtgacagCAAGAcgctatctccaaaaaaaaaaaaaaaaaaaaaaaaaaaaaagtaaatgccaGCAAGGTAGAAAGGGAGGAAAgtattctgatttttgttttttatatttcaaacCAGCATAATTTTGATGCCAACATCTAATATAGAtggcaaacaaaaaacaataaaactacaaatcattCTTACTTAAGACTGATGATCTCCAAACCCCAAATCAATATAAGCAGACAGTGTCCGGTAGCCGCAGCAACTGAGAGTCATCCAAGGAATGCAGGCGGCACTCGGCATCTCTCTGTGTACCAGTGTAACTTATCACCGTGCTACAGTTACAGAATTCTGTGCAGCTGTTAAAGAATGAGGTATATTTGTACGTGTAGATATGGGAAAATTATCACCCATATGTATTATTAATTGAAAAAtcggtcaggcacagtggctcatgcctgtaatcccagcacttttgggagggtgaggtgggtgaatcgtgaatcacctgagctcaggagtttgagagcagcttggccaacatggcgaaactccctctctactaaaaatacaaaaattagccgggtgtggtggtgcatttctgtaatcccagctacccaggaggctgaggcaggagaattgcttgaacccgggaggtggagtttgcagtgagctgagatcatgccattgcactccagcctgggcaacagagacctgtctcaaaaaaaaaaaaaaaaaaaaaaaaaagaaaagaagaacaaacaaaGGTTCAGAACTAAATATAGCATGTTTCTATTTGTGTAAGAAACTTTTTTCTCTGTGGAGAAATGTgcttgtatgtgtgtttgtgtgtgagagtgtACACACATAGTTATGCTggttatgtaaataaaatttctgtAAGGAAAAAAGTAGCTTTTACAGTGGTTGTACTCtaggagagaaagacaaagagttCAGATGGGGGAGaaatacttgttttttaaatccGTTGTTagtgtttgaattttaaaatcatgtgcatgtacttttaaaaaattaagttagtTTTAAAATGGCTATTCTGTGTTGAAGTAACTTCACAAAACTTTTAGTAGCTATTTCTGCCATCCCGTTATACTGCTTTTAAGTACTGTACTAATTATCAAAGACATATGAAGTGAAGTGTAGGTGGAGGGCCACCTCAGGCCATCAGCTCTCAAGGGATGTGGTTAACAACAGTTAGATTGTGCTATTTGTAGTTAATGACAGTTTGTCCATCCAGTCATTGAGTACcactgacaaaaataaataattctgataCCAGTGCAGGCTGTGATAATTAGAACCAACTAACGGAGACTTATATTCTTAAAAGTAATgtctgaaatttgaaattatagaataaaataaccatttaaagcatttactatttttaatcatttacctGTTAGAAATCAAAGTGAGGATGTAAAGGATAAATGTtgcaattatttgtttataaCTATTGTTTATTTAACCAGGTTTCATAattcataatatatttaattataatccAGTTAATAAACTAAGTTTTCTTTATGTATATATCCTCTGAATGTATTCAAACCAAAGGGATTTTTTATTTCCtgactttgtttttaaagtacacctgtcatattttctctgggctcaagtgactctatTTAGGTGAAAGAGGAACTGAGGTTTCTTTATGCTTCCCTCAACTCATTTTTTTATCAAAAATCATTCTTTGTTATTGTCTGCATTTTATGTGTGGTCTTATAGTCaaactagaaatgaaaaagataGGAAAAGCTAGTGTAGCAATTTTATAGGGCTTGGTATAAGATTTCACATATCTACTAGTTCACTGAAAGTATTGTCTATGTATCATTTTCTTAGTCCGAATAAATTGCCTATCAGTTGATATTCATCAAAACGTTAGAATCAAAGCTCTGAATGCCTCAAGCATAAGCAGAAACTAACATGGTAATTTAATTATTGCAGGTGGGCCTTGTGCACATCATGAGCAGTTTTGAAGACGCTGACACAGAAGAGACAGTAACTTGTCTCCAGATGACGGTTTACCATCCTGGCCAGTCGCAATGTGGAATATTTCAGTCAATAAGGTTTTTTAACAGAGAGAAACTCCCTTCCAGCGAAGTGGTGAAATTTGGCCGAAATTCCAACATCTGTCGTTATACTTTTCAGGACAAACAGGTTTCCCGAGTTCAGTTTTCTCTGCAGctgtttaaaaaattcaacagctcAGTTCTctcctttgaaataaaaaatatgagtaAAAAGACCAATCTGATCGTGGACAGTAGAGAGCTGGGCTACCTAAATAAAATGGACCTGCCATACAGGTGCATGGTCAGATTCGGAGAGTATCAGTTTCTGATGGAGAAGGAAGATGGCGAGTCATTGGAATTTTTTGAGACTCAATTTATTTTATCTCCAAGATCACTCTTGGAAGAAAACAACTGGCCACCACACAGGCCCATACCTGAGTATGGCATTTATTCGCTCTGCTCCTCCCAAAGCAGTTTTCCGACAGAAATGGATGAAAATGAGTCATGAACACAGAAAGTCTAAGAGGAGAAATATGAAGGATGAAAAGCTCTGTAGATGCTGTATAGACACTACTTATTAAGAGTTTATTAGGGTAGTATATTATAGTCATCTGTTATGCTGTGAAATTTGAAATTCAGTGTTATCATTTTGAAGTCTGTAAATTGTGTTAGTCATTAACTTAGTCACCTGTTGTATTCCTGTAtctacacaaaattattttaagtgctCATCTGTGaggattaatatacaaaaagtatCCTTTGAGATGAAGTAGTGTTCTCAAAATAaggttatattattttcttcttctgcttgattttcatcttgtgttttgctttgtttttgtaaGGAACCATCTCTTGGTTTGGTCACATCATTTCACAGCAGCCATTTGTTTTTAAGGTCAAGGCTCCAGACAGGTTGTTACTGGTGTTTGCAGCGTGTCAGTACTTGCAGTACTGGAATATGTTCTAGGCTAGTGTCTGTGCGTCACTGTGGTTTTAGTATGGAAGGACTTACTTGAGAAATACTACCTTGCttttctatgatttctttttgcAGAATTATAGTGTGTTTACTCCTAAGATGACAGTTATCTTTGTCTATATTCAGCATctaagacaaatatttaaacattttaaagaaccACTGTGTTAAGTTTAGGATTATTTACTTACCAAATTAGAAGTTTGActtttatatgttatatacaattttaaaatttcacgaATTCACCTTTTTAATAGTATCCATGTACATAATAAAGTCAAAGtttaattaatcattttatttgaatttttttctaaataagggAAAAAACTGTTCTTGGGCCACTTTACATAGATAAGTATATGTGAATGTTTGTAATTAACGCTTAAATATTCCTAGTGTTAACTTCAAAAAAGTCTTTTTCAGTTCTTAAATaccatttttttatttaagataCTTATTCAACTTAACTAAGGTAGCTAGTGAATGTTAAGTAGATGAGGTAACCGTTCAGTTAAGTTAAATTGTAGCATTGCCAGGTAGTGAGGCTCCCTGTACAATTTTCCAGATAAGTGAAATTTCCTGTAGTGAGAGGTCCATGTTTTTGTaacagccttttaaaaatgcttttgtgAACCCTCCAGCCTCTTACCAAAAGAGGCTTTAAACCTCATCTTGATTCAGACCATCAGTCTATTCCTGGGCAATAGTATGTGATGTCCAGCACCCTAACCCCGACTCCCCAGCCCTGGGCCCATTCCAGTAGAGTGAAATATTTGTCCCTGTACAAAGTGGCCTGAATGACTGTTTGAGTTCGTGTGTCTAGTTTTCCTCCTTATTCCCTGTGATGCCCAGAGTAATGGCCCATCCAAAGATGTCCAGATGTTCATGTGCTAGTCTCCAGAACTTGTAACTGTGctgttacatggcaaaggggaatgAAGGCTGCAGATGGAATTAAAATAGATTATGCTGGATTATCTGGGTGTGCCCAATTGATCACCAGATCCTTAAGAGTGGAAGAGAGGCAGATCAGGATGTCAGAGTGATGAGGTGTGAGACGGACTTGACCTGCTGTCGCTGGAAAGAAGGAggtcatgagccaaggaatgtggacaGTCTCTTGAAGCTGGAAAGTGTGCATTGGACATCTGGAAGCCGGAAAAGACAAAGATCCAGAAAGGAACAAAGTCTTGTGGACACCCTGATTTTGGTCCAGTGAGATATATTTGACTTGTTAATCTACAAAACTTTATGATGATAAATTTGTGTTGGTTGTAAGCCACGAAATCacagtaatttgttatagcagcagataGAAAACCAATATACTCCTCTTAATATAAGGTTACCTACTATTGATTCCTTCTAGGATTTTAGCTTCCTGTCTGATGTGGATTTACAGCCAGATCACCCAGCTTGTTTGAATTGCTTACAGTGTGTAGTCTCATGGTAAAGGCTTTCTATGAGTGAAGTGTATATCCTTTAATGTGTGCATACTGTCACATTTTGACTATTTCGGAAGACTTTCACCTCTGTTTCTTATCTTTGAGGCTGATGAATGTGTTTCTAAGctataaatttaatattaagGGATTCATGTATTATTGTTATTGAACCCAAACAATGTGTTAAGTAATATTTAGGGCCAGAAAAATCTCATGCTCATACAGAATAATGATTTCTCCTAATGTAAATCTTGGAAAGGGTTTTGTTCCACttgagaaatattaaaatttttttctatttttttttcttaaaagattgGCAAAGGAGAGAGTGGGTTGCTAAAAGTTTATTTATCATTGTTTCTCCAAAGAATAGAAACACTTTCCATAGCCCAACTCCAGTAGTAAATAATAATGAATGCTTTATAATAAAACAGCAATTGGTTAGTATTAGAATTGTTTTGATTACAAAGTTAGCATCTCTGCCAGAGCTACCCAACCCCAAAGCAGGGTTGTTAGAGGAAAGCTGCCATATTTCGCAGAACTGAGGAAGGAATGCAGCAGACCTCAGGTGGGATTGAATGCACTGGCTCTGACCCTCAATGCGTACTGGCTCCATGGCCACCTGTAGCTCCCAAGGTTTACACGTTATTGATCCCCCCAAAGAGACCTGATCTCTTGATTTCATTTCCAGGGAAGGGTCAGCTTGGGTCAGGTGCCCACCCCTTCACCAATCAGCTTGTCTCAGGTAATGCAGTCACGTTATATAATGGCTGCTCTGGTCAGTGATCATGTGGATAGATAcaactttttctcaaaaaaatggtcacggggtgggggtggggcaaaCAAAACTATTAGTGTTTGACACAAGGTACTGCAGCTAAGATGTGAAACCTTCCATATACACCTTAAGGACTTCTTTGTCTCTGGAAAGTGATTTTTCTGGGGCTCTTTAGGTAAAGAGGTGTATGAATGGTGCCAGTGTTAGAATCATTGGCAGTCTTTTCTTGAACCTGCAACTCCAGTGGTTAAATCTCATATGTCATATGGTTATATAACCATTTTCTAGAGAATTCTGTTCCTACTATCTAATGCAGTAACtgacttaaaagtaaaaagtattaCTGTTAGACTCTAACATGAGTAGCAATATTTGTTTTAATGGAGGTGGGATTAGGTATGTGTttttacattaaaacatttttatatatgtaaataaatatatatgccttgTAGAAAAATTAGCCATAATCTTGCTACCAGAAGAGAACTATTATTaaccttgtgtgtgtgtatatgtggtagATGGTTCCATATACCTCCTGGCTCTTTTTATGTTCCCAGTTCTCTAATAGTTTAATTCCTTATATTATTATGTTAAGATAACaggtattgttattattttactatGTGGACCATGATCGAAACTATCAAAGTTTCCATTTCGGGTGGTGACCAAGATGAGCCCTATGGAAAGTGTGGGTGGAATTTAATGGGCTTCTAGTTGGTATGAGTTGTCCTCAGGTCCAACCTATTCAACCTGCATGAAAATACTTATTTGTCCTTTACCTCTTAAGCAATGAACTTAGGGCTGGGAGCACTGGTGAAGAAACTGGGATGGCAGTAGTTTCAGCTTTGTTGCTGGTTTCATAATTTTGTTGCTGATGGAAGGCTACCAACGGACTAGAGATGAACCAGTTTGGCCCTGCTTAGTGGCATCAGTGAAATAACTGCTTGAAAGGCCCAAATCAAGacagtaacttcttttttttttcagactacTCAAGTGCAGTAGTCAGAAGGGGGAAAAAGAGTAGAACAATAAGTTCAATCTGTAACTGTGACTACGAACGATCAATTGAGCTAACTCAACAGtgacatttcaaaacaaaacttctGAGGTTAGATAGTCACAATAAGGTGTGACAATGAAATTTCCCCTTAGTTCAGAGTGCCTTTTTATAATAATACCACTTTCGGCATCTTGAAAGTTTTTAAATCAAAGTTAGGTTagacacattcttttttttttttttttgagtcagagtttcactcttgttgcccaggctggagtgcaatggcacaatctcggctcactgcaacctccgcctcccgggttcaagcaattctcctgcctcagcctcccgaggagctgggattacaggcatgctccaccacgcccagctaattttgtatttttagtagagacggggtttctccatgttggtcaggctggtcttgaactcccgacctcaggtgatccgcccacctcagcctcccaaatgctgggataacaggcatgagccaccgcccccacccAGGTTAGAcacattctttttaatagctAAGCAAAAAAATCCCCTGAAGCCCCCAAAACTCTCAAAACAATACTGACCTAATTTCTACCGGAAAGAATTGTACAGTGTTGAGTGTGGGCTCTGAGTCATACTGCTTGGGTTTATCGACTATTCCTGTAATTTGACATAACTCAGATTCCTCTTTTGAAAAACAAGGATTAAGTAGTGCTTCCTGTGAATATCAACTGAGATACAGTATGTAGTCTCCTTACCACAGCGTTACACACAGTATGTGTTCCTCTGAGTAGCATGGGGCAGAGTTAGGCCCTCATTTTTAATGGTCTCATATAAGATTTCTGAACTACAGAGGACATTATCTgggtaggaggaaaaaaaatctttaaatttgaaataatactcatacaatttattttaatatcatttttcaaatttaatttcattttcacctTTAATATTTCGTAAGGATTCAAGAATCAGATGCAGGGAttctgtttctctcctttttgttgttattgttgttgttttacatttAGTATTTCAATGTGGAATCTCAGATTTCTTTTGTAAACTCCTTTACTGTCAGATAATTAACCAGAAATACCAAATAAATGAAGATGGGAAAAcactatatatttaataaaaaaatgttttttagatgTCTGTATTCTCAAGAAATTATGATTAGGACATGTTTACATAGTTAAATGAAACCTCTGGCCTCtgctagaaaaatatatttctctattgaaaaaaaaaagcaggcataATCCCAAAATACATCATTTCAAAAGTTCTAGTGTTACCAGTGGTGAGTATGGGCAGGCTCCATAGTCCTTGATATTTGTCTTCTTGGGAGAAAGAATTCAGCCAAGAGACAGAAGTATATTTAAGGCAGAAACAAGAGTTTATTGAAGCCAAAAAAAGTACACTTGGATGGAACCAAGGGGGATGTGAAAAATTGAGTACCCAGCCTGACCTTCGTCTTAAAGCTCTTAGAGGTTTATGATTTCCTattttctctccctgtctcttcccctccctgtatGTGCAGTGGTTTGCCAGTATCTGGGAGGGCCTTTTGGTGGTTGAAGTTATGCACATGCTCTCTTAGGGCAATTTTCCCTTACTGGGCTAGCGTCCCCCTGCCAAGCCCCGTGGGAAGGTCATATATTCGTCAAACTCTGTCATTTTGCCCCTTACTGCACATGCCTGGACATGCCCCCAGAGGAAGGCCAAACTCTGTCATCTTAAATTCTTATTGGGAAGTTGTTGCCCATGAGCTCAAGATGTCTCCCGTTAGATTTTCCCCTCCCTGTCACCAGCCCTGACATTCTTTGTGGCCCTGTCCTGCCCTGTTCATATCTGCCTATCTACCTACTCTAAAACTAGTATCTTAAATAAAAACCCTTCTATAACTCCACATCCCCTTCCAGCTACCCCATTTCTCTGCTCTTTTCAAGTTGTCTGCATTAGCTGCTCTTTATTCCTCATCCCCAACTCCCCAGTTTCCATCCCTTCATTTGTGTAACTGTCCCCAAATGCAACTAAAGCAGCGGACCTCTTTTCAAAGCATTTGCTATTGTTGAGCCCTCTGATTTCCTGGCTCCTGTGACACTATTCTCTGGTTCCTGCATTTCTCCTGTATCTGTTTCTTTTGGCTGTTTCACTACCCCCAACTTCTAAATGTCAACACTTAGTTGGGCTTCTCTATGTGCTCCCCTGGGGTAAACTCAGCTGGTTTAATGACTTAAAATACCATTTTCCTACTGACTCCCAAACTTGAACCTAGACCTCTTTCTTGGGCTGCAGACATTATCCCATCACCAACTTGACATCTTCATCCAAATATCTTATAAACACCTCAAAGTTAACTTTTCGAATAGAACTCTTTCATTTTCCCCACTTTCCCAAACCTGTTCCTCCCATTACACTTATTAAGTCAAATCAGAACCAAGAAGTTACAGTAAAGGGCACTTGCAGCTGCTAGGCTGGCTGTCAGACATCTATAGATTTGACCAGTAGGGAGACAATGAGTCCAAATAGATTGAGACAGTTTATTATTTACACAGACAGCAAAACCAGCATCAGCATGGAGTCAGCTCCCTGTATGCCTGGTCCTTAGGGACGTCCCTGGATGACACTGAACCAAGGGGACAAGATGACAGATGACAAGTAGAAATAGCTCTGTTGTTGAGGAGCCAACTCTGAGCTATAGCTAAACATTTTTATAGTCGGTATCTGTACCTGAATGAGAGTGAGGTCACTGGAAACCAGTTGGATGAGAAATTGCCTCATGGCAGCCTTTTGCAAGATAGGGAGGTATTTTGCAAGATAAATGGCCCTTTGACAGCTCCTTTATGATGGCCTATCTTGCCATGGAGGATCCAGAGAGGATCATGACCTTTTTCTACCAAGACCTGTGTCAGACTGTGGTTGAGTTCTGCCTACGTGGACTATGTGGAGTGAGCAAGGTAGCCACGGCACCGTGCCAGATGTGTTACCCTACAGTAGTATCTGATTCTACCCCTTTCTTTAGTCTTATATCCAACCCACCAGAAAATCCTGATGATTCTACCTCTAAAATCTGCTCTGCCTTTTCAAAGCCATTGTAAACCCAAGGCACACTATATTCCACTGGGAATACTATACATCCACTCTTGCCTTCTTACAATCCATTCTCTACACAGCAACTAAAGCAATCTTTTGAAAATGTGTATATGATGACTGTACATCCTTGCTTACAAAAAATGTCAGCAGCTTTCTATTACACATCAAATAAAACTCATTCTTGGCCTACAAGGTCTTGCATCATCTAGCCCTTAACTATCACTCCAGTATCATCTCATACCACTCTTCTCCCTCACTCGTGATGCTTCATTCCCAGTGGTCTTTTTATTCACAGAACATAACAAACTTTTTCACCTCAGGTACTCTGTACTTGCTGTACCCTTTGCTGATAACATGCTTCACAACAGCCTTTTTTACTTGACTGGTTCCTGCTTAACAATTAGGTTTTAGCCAAGTTGAcaattaaaacttaaaacaattaAGTTTTAGCCAAGGTATCTCCTCAGAGAGGATTCTCCTGACCTATGAGAAGTAGTCAATTGGCCCCCAGTTACTCTCTCTCCTATAATCTTGTATATTTTCTAACTGTGACCTGTGATTTTCTTACATATATGTTTACTTATTCTTGTCTATCTCTCTCACCAGAATGGTAAGCAAAGAGCAGAGACCTTATATGTCTTTGTACTTCTATGTCCCTAACACCCACCAGACACAGTTCCAATATTAATACTATTccaatatttgctgaataaattatTTCTAGTACTTTTTATAAACACAAAACGTTAACTTTTTTTAACAATCAAAACACATTTTCAAGTTTAGTTCCATCTTGCTTTCTTAATTTACTTCTTTTTGTCTTCACAtcagatttaataaaataattacaagtcAGGAATCAGAATGCCTGCATGTTTATGGAGTAAAACCAATAATAGTCAAATAACTTACTACCTTTAAgtgtaaaaatgtgtttattcacAACCATTTGTAAATTACCATTTGTTACCATTCCTTCAAAAAATTCTTTATGAACaaaaagccaagaaaaattaCAATAGTAGCTTATGCCAAACCAAAAATATACATCTGATgtatacaaactttaaaaagcattaaCACAGGCAATGTGAATATAGAttaccttaaaaatatttccaagacACAGCTACAACTTAAGACAGATATAAATAATGGCATTACCTAAtgtattatatttacatatttaaagtatcATATTAATTTCTATGAcataaaaaaggagataaaaCTACAGATGTCATTGCTTAGCAGTTC
This window contains:
- the LOC105486235 gene encoding TRAF-interacting protein with FHA domain-containing protein A, which translates into the protein MSSFEDADTEETVTCLQMTVYHPGQSQCGIFQSIRFFNREKLPSSEVVKFGRNSNICRYTFQDKQVSRVQFSLQLFKKFNSSVLSFEIKNMSKKTNLIVDSRELGYLNKMDLPYRCMVRFGEYQFLMEKEDGESLEFFETQFILSPRSLLEENNWPPHRPIPEYGIYSLCSSQSSFPTEMDENES